Part of the Lucilia cuprina isolate Lc7/37 chromosome 5, ASM2204524v1, whole genome shotgun sequence genome is shown below.
AATATCCAATATGATTGACAATTGCTCAATATAGTTAttacataaaactattttagaAAGCTTTGTCGCCAgagttaattgaaaatttaattgacGCCACTAAAGAACCATCAAACTGTCCTCAATTCCCCGATTTGGATATAATCAGAGAAAAGGAGAGCAGGTTTGAAAACGTAGACGATTGTTTAACGCTGAACGTGTTCACTCCAGCGGTATGAACTACAATCACAAATTTGTAAAACAGCATTTAAACGAATTGCATTCCATTTTAGAAACCGGGATCATATCCAGTTTTGATCTTTGTACATGGTGAAATGTTGTTTGATGGCAGTGCCGAGGAAGGTCAACCTGATTACTTTTTGGAAAACGACGTTGTTTTGGTCACCATTAATTACCGATTGGCACCTTTTGGTTATTTGTCTACGCTAACTGACGATATGCCTGGAAATGTTGCCTTGTCCGATATTCAGATGGCTTTAGAGTGGGTACACGAATATATTAGAAGTTTTAATGGCAATCCGGAGCAAGTTACTTTAATGGGTCAATCGGGTGGCGCCACCTTGATTCATGCTCTTAGCTTAAGTGGAAAGGTATTCAATATCAAATCATCGATATTAAATTAGAAGATTTATTTAATGTGGATTTCAGGCCGAAGGTTTATTCCATAAATTAATTCTACAATCTGGCACAGCTCTAAATCCCTACTTCATAGATGACCAACCTTTGGGAACTTTACGCAGTTTTGCTCATTATGCCCGTTGTCCACCTAGCCGAAACATTGAGGGTCTAATATCATGCTTCGAACGTATGAGTACCTCGGATCttctaaattatttcaaaagatattttgtatgaaatactcaattaagtgatcacaaatttatatattaagtttATATCTCATTCAAATAACTCGCAGGAAAACAATGAACCTAGAGGTTTACAATTTGTGAATGGTTTCAAATTGATAGTGGGTGACAAGCTTGGGTTTTTGCCGGAACATCCAGCATCAATGGTGGCCAACAACACCAAACCAATGATTGTAGGTGTAACAAAAGATGCGGGAGCTTTCATTATGTCCAGTAAGTGCAGATgcacataaattaaatatcgTGAAGTGTTTGGAAACAAATccataatatttattacattttaggGTTCTATGATCAATTGTTACAATTGCGCTCCCGAAATATATCGGATTATATCAACGTGGTTTTGAAACACACGACTAAACCTAGACATTATATGTTATGGAAACAATGGGCTTTAGAACATATTTTTACCGCTGAAGATGCTCGCAACCCTTCAGTTAGTAATTTAGTGCAAAAATTACTGGAGGTACGCATTATAAAGAACCTTTGTGatcaattatcaaaattttgttttaacaattattttagcTGATCAATTTGATCTTATATCGTGGACCTATAATAGATAGTATACGTTTTACATCGAAAAACCATTCTACATACATGTACTGTTTCGATTATCGTGGCGAATACCATCGTTTTGGACACTTGAAAAATCCATTGCCATTTGAAATTGATGCTACTTTAAGTGACGACAACATCTTTCTATTTCCGTATCCTGTGGAGGTTAGTCAACTAAATCCGGAGGATAAATCAATGGCAAGGGCAATGGTCACTATGTGGGTTAACTTCGCCATACACGGCGTACCCAATTTAAATACTGGTATATGGCCAAATGTTTCATCAGAATACGGACCCTTTTTGCGTTTTACAAACACACATGAAAGCAAATTGGAATTGGACCATCATTTTGGCGAAGGAATACCGGTTCCAAACCTATATCCAGAGTACTTTAACACAACCAAAGCCAATACCACAATGGAAAAAACCACAACGACAAGTACAACCACGACTACAACTACAAACCGGCCCTATTCCAATTATCAACAGACATCTTATCAGTCGTCATATCCCAATTATCGACCATACCCCAACTACAATACTCAATACAGATCCTCCTATCCCAACTACAGATCACATGAAATGGCATCAACTGAACACCAGGATAAGACCGCTCAACCTATACCTTCTCAATATAATTATCCAATGAATTCTCATTATGGCAACTACCGCGACATGCGTCATTAAATTGTTTCTAATAGGAGTATaatataacatacatacaaacaaacatacacacagacattTGTCTATTCACATAAACACATATTTGTATTACTGATAAGTAACTCTAGAAATAGTATATCAATCTATGCACAAATAAACTTACTGCAAGTAGAGAACTCTATAgtacttatgtatatttatatgaaaataaatttgactTATCAGTTCACCTACTTTACTGGATAGAGCttaatacataagtatgtagaTCACAACATtcttacaaaatataaacaaaaacaaattatatttatagatGCAATCCGCTATAAAAACTAGAACATTGAGATATTTTTATCATACCCGTCAGAGATCTATATACTCGTTTGTATGCTGAAATCAGATTATCATATCCCAAAACTTCAACAATTCTATCAGTTAAcggttataaataatatatagaacTCTTAGTTGTTGTTTATCATAAATTTAGGTATAAACCGATTCTATAgatgcaaaattaaaataactctAAAAGTGATTAGTACATCAATATCTGCATATATGTATGCTGGATATTAACtagtattctttaaatatttttatacacatgaAACCTTATTTCATGAACAATATGCATTTTgacaaagcaaaaataaaacagttaatattcttaaaatctatatattactTTATTTCTACTTGGTTGACGTCTAATTATACTATTTTTGGTAATTGATTTCTTTGATGATGCATTCCTGTTTGCCCTACGAGTTGGCCTGGCTCGATTAATGGTGAATCTTCTTCtcatatttatagtttttgatcGGTGTTTCTGCTTCTGTTGCCTCTCACTGTAGTTACGCCTGAGATAGTAAACTTCTCTTATTAGACTGTGGCTAGACTCTTCATCCATAATCGTAGccgaaaattctttaaaataattgccGGCTATAGTAAACGTTTCATCTAGTTTTAAATAGGGTCCATACAATGTAGTCATGGGAGGCCAATATCCGCTACGATGGCTTCCGAAAGGATGACCGTTAATAACAAATGAAGTCCAAACATCCACCATACGTTTTGCCATTGACTCATCGGGGGGGCTTAATTTTTCGACATGCTCTGGATAAGGGAACAAGTATAAAGCCTCATCTGTTAGTGAGACACCAGCCTTAAAAGGACTTTGCATGTTATGCTCCTCATCCATGTCTCGGTAACGATTAAATTCCCCCGAATAATCGAATGAATAGAGAAATGTATTATCGGGCACATGCTTGTTGTTCATGTTT
Proteins encoded:
- the LOC111690856 gene encoding glutactin, with product MDRKYIKTKLIKIFFVLSLLLQQCWGQQNFNEYDDYDDQGNFNDQHPLDTRLNYDASQPRLQSHNNYDLYERKINNQDAQHYGEESIHRTPQTNYEEQQYSAEPQHPRVYQPRPEQHPPPPQDPNIILVPRLGLVRGQSNYKTIKNRPISAYLGLKYGTVKPGLGRFQKALSPELIENLIDATKEPSNCPQFPDLDIIREKESRFENVDDCLTLNVFTPAKPGSYPVLIFVHGEMLFDGSAEEGQPDYFLENDVVLVTINYRLAPFGYLSTLTDDMPGNVALSDIQMALEWVHEYIRSFNGNPEQVTLMGQSGGATLIHALSLSGKAEGLFHKLILQSGTALNPYFIDDQPLGTLRSFAHYARCPPSRNIEGLISCFERMSTSDLLNYFKRYFENNEPRGLQFVNGFKLIVGDKLGFLPEHPASMVANNTKPMIVGVTKDAGAFIMSRFYDQLLQLRSRNISDYINVVLKHTTKPRHYMLWKQWALEHIFTAEDARNPSVSNLVQKLLELINLILYRGPIIDSIRFTSKNHSTYMYCFDYRGEYHRFGHLKNPLPFEIDATLSDDNIFLFPYPVEVSQLNPEDKSMARAMVTMWVNFAIHGVPNLNTGIWPNVSSEYGPFLRFTNTHESKLELDHHFGEGIPVPNLYPEYFNTTKANTTMEKTTTTSTTTTTTTNRPYSNYQQTSYQSSYPNYRPYPNYNTQYRSSYPNYRSHEMASTEHQDKTAQPIPSQYNYPMNSHYGNYRDMRH